From the Pseudorasbora parva isolate DD20220531a chromosome 2, ASM2467924v1, whole genome shotgun sequence genome, the window GCTCTCCACTCAAACTTCACTCCACTCAAAACTTAATCTtgctgaaaacaaaacaaaaaactttgcCCTCACACATGATACACAAGGCCTCAAAAACATACACAAACAATGCTACAAAACCCAGTAACAAGTCATGTTGCTTGTAGTTCTCCACCTCAAAAACCTTTTCACATGATGAACACAACAAAATAcacaaatgttacatttacGTATTTATtccttaaatgtaaaatataccaaacaacaacaaaatcatgggacgctggtcaggggctggagtctCTTGATTCAGGCACTCCCAGACCGAAGGTCTAGGGGCCTTTAAAAGAAAGGCATCTGACTGCCAACATGGGCCCTCCTTCTCCGCTTCTGAGGACAAGACAATTTGTGCTCGACTGTATTGGTAGGTGTGAACACAACTGGCTTTGGACTGGCAGGAGTGGACTCGACCGACTCTGGGACTAATGCAGAGGTCTTGGTCGCTCTTCTCCTTGACCTTTGTCTCCTCCTTTGAGTCAGAAGAGGATCTGAAACTTGACTTGACAAAGGAAGGATGGTGGGATACTCACTGCAGATGGACCTTGGAGGTCTTCAGACCTTCCCCTTCTTGCAGTGCTGCAGGTCACTTGAAATTCCAGAAGTGTAATGTCTTTACCTGCTCCATCTCCCACTGTGGAAGAGGGTCATCCAAACAGTGGTTGAAGATGTCTTTGAGGCCCACATCAGACGCCTCACCAGAGAGATAGTCATGGGTCTTGTTTGAGAGGAGTGTGTggatgttagcctgacaagccagacccacatcaagatgtttggtctggaaactcaccattgacagctcaatccgaggggcggataaacggttgtctttcaaactccctctgcacacgataggatagctctacaaccaaccagagcaacgaaggtgaaacagagctcgttgatagtttaaacattcgccgtatccggtcggcaaaacaccgaaaacatcttccctttttaagaatgacttcagtgccattctttgttctattctcagagaaaagcttaactccaagtcttccagagtcgcggtcaaagctgattcaaaagaccgccgttcgccgtTTACTGGAAGCAGCAAGCGCAACTGTAAGACTGTCCAAGACACCGGCAGCAACAGCAAAGGAAGTCCAATGAAATCCAAGCTATAGTTGTAGACTATGCCATATATTATAACATGACAATAAGTGAGGCAGCTACAACGACTGAACCGAATCTCAGAAGATCAACTGTGGCCTCAATCATTCAGAACTGTCTGCAATGAGAACCGGTAAGTTTTCAGAGTGCACAAAACTTTGTTAACTGTggattttgattgatttgttacACTTTGTAGCTGCATCTCATAACGTCTGGTGTGGACATCTACAGTTAGAATCTTATCACGTCGTGTGTAGTTAGGATACAGTGTTAGGGTGCCTCCATTACCATATATGGTTTAAATGATCTGAACCATATATTTCCATAATTTTCATACAATTCATGATGCAGACATCCTATACAGAAGTAGTATGGGCAGTTTGGCAGCATTTGATTTGAATTCATGCTCTAATAAACACATAAAATGAACACGTagtgatgttttattaacacaTTTCAGGAGGAGCACATGCAGATAATAAAAACGAATTAAACACTAGTGGGCCTCCACTAGTTCTCCAGGCCATGGATAACATCACAGCGGACCAGTGTCAGGCTTGATTCATCATACCAGGATATTCTTTCCAAGATGTTTAGCTAATGAAAACATCCATTATGAGGTGGATAAAAACCTGTGGCCAAATCCACAAAATTTGGTTGATGGAAACATAGAAGTGCAGTGAGGACAACTTCAGTTCCCATTTTACTGTTCtgtaggttttttttctttttcatgtaATCAATTTTTTTCTAGTTTTAATTTGTCAATAAATTTCAGATTTTGTTCAGTGATTCCCCTGTGTCTGTACTATTATCTCTAGTCTATTAAAGTGATGCATTAACGGGTAGAAGCATAAATAAACCTGCATCATGTATTTTGTATACCAATATTTAATGATTGTACTAACAACTACACATTGAAACTATGACTTGTGTATCTGTTACAGGCCACGTGCTGAGGGCTGTGTTGACAGATTAGAAAACTCCTGTGAAAACAGGAAGAGAAATGAGGAGACAAGAGCGAATGCGTGTGTCACACATAATCCCCAGCAATTGTTtattcaatgtattttttacattgtaaacCAATAAaactttttcaataaaatatatttatttttttcctttaatgCACAAATGCCATTCTTTCCCCCCTCAATGTTTTCAATtcaaatgtaccttttttttcttcttttttttacacaaagatACTTTTGAGCTTTTCACTTTACTTCTTTAAATCTACTCAAACAATTCAAGAGGTATTTAACGGAAAACAATCATCACATTACTGAAAATTTAAGTAAATGTATGTAAACCATACACATGTAACATCAGTAAGATACTGATTTTGATAATCAAATCTGCCAACATGTTACTGTAACATTAGTTTTCCCTTCTGCATTAGCAggaaatatttgttttacattcgTTTTCACTGAAATGtctgtttaaaacatttacCTGGAGAAGCTGCATTGACAGTTGTGTCACACATACATGAGCTATAATTAACCAAACACAAATATTTACTGGTAACTGGAGCctgtaaattaaatacatttaacaaGCACATGCGAGCATTTCACAGCTTTCACAAAATGGCGGATCTACGCACTTTAACTATATTCACACATCAGGACATTTATACAGAATATCTTTGCAACATAAACATACACATAGTAAATAAATGACCCGTGCAGATATAGTTTTGTTGTAATGAAAGTAATACCTGTGAAAACAGGAAGAGAAATGAGGAGAGAGGAGCGAATGCATGTGTGTCGCACATAATCCCCAGCAATTGTGAGGGCGACGGCGCACAATTCTCCTCTGCGAGTCCTGCGTTcactttcaaaataagagtcccgaTCTCacttagcaaaaaaaaaaaactaaaaaacaaaaactaaaaaacacaacaacaacaacaacaatgatTTATACttgacattttatatataaaaatggaaaatatactttttctttCAAAATGACAATACTCAAAATGTGTTCATAGGGTGTCACTTATCACTATTATGATCTTGTGTGTGGGTTATCTAAAGTAATGTTTCTATGGTATGTCATGATAGATTATGGACACCCCTGGTCTAGTGGGTTAAACCCCTGGACTGATATGCAGAAGGTTGCTTGTCACCACCACCAGTATATTCTTGAGCAAGGCACTTGATTTTAGCACAGGATTGTCCCTGTAATAAGTtgaataaaagcatctgccaaatgcatacatTTGGGAAGTAATAATGTGGCAGGCagtccgtgttttcactgttacatGGTAGGGGCACCGTTATGGATCTTCTACAGAATCTGAGGATTCATAAGATGTGTGTAAACTGGAAAGAGAGGATACAAGTTGTTTATGGACAAGTGAGCTAACGATCATCCAAACATTCAACCGCATGCACTAATAAAATATGTCTGTTGTTGGtccaaataattaaattatgttcaaattaaataatgcaCTTGTGTCTGAAGACCatacaaagtttggaggtctctTACTATTGACTCTACACAACAAATGTatacatttccttttttttttattacttaatGTACTTTACAACAAAATAATTCTGCCCCAGAATATCTATATTGGCCCTAACCAGGCAGAATACAATAGAATCTATTCCATCGTCCTACAAaaatatagcctgacaagccggacccacatcaagatgtttggtctggaaactctccattgacagctcaatccgaggggcggataaacggttgtctttcaaactccctctgcacgcgataggatagcgctacaccaaccagagccacgaaggtgaagcagagctcgctgatagattaaacattcgccgtatccggtctgcaaaactcagaacacatcttccctttttaagaatgacttcagtgccgttctttgttctttactcagagaaaagcttaactccaagtcttccagagtcgcggtcaaagctgattcgaaagaccgccgttcgccagtttctgtgtttactagaagcacgcaagcgcaactcggccgtcgtcattatggccccgcccaccgactctatacacgatgtgattggcccgaccagagtttggcgtttacagctcagaagggtattgagagttgctagacgacactcgcggcagattagatttgctgccgctagggtgcgcctagatttctaggctaacaaaaATAGGGAAGTTGCTCAGAGTGTCTGAAAATTTGCTGAATCTAGAAACAAACTTGCTCAGTCAGTATCCCTGGATTGAGGAACTCTGAGAGGAGGAAGTGGGAAGAAATAAAGGAGAAGTGGTTATTGGCTTCACTTGTATCGACCCTTTAAGGCCTGCAGGTATTTTTAGAGTTTTTTGTCTGAGTGGCATACACAAATTTAAAGACTCAaaactcaaactatagcaaggAGAGTCAACTGGTAGGCATCATTTGTTAGAAAACgttttatatttttagaaaatataaatgttattatATTTGGACAATCTAATGCTGAGAAACTGCtgataaaatacattatattataataatattatttatattagatTATAAGCTTAGGATCTCAGCTCTCcaatgcatctatccatcaactTTTAAGGAGCGCTGAGTTATTCCTCCAAACCGGAGTGTACCGCCCGTGGGCGCCACCTAACTGCTATAAAAATGAATTGCCATATATCTCAAAACTGCATTGATCAACCCAACATCCCTTAGGAATATCTTGTGATCGACGCAAATGGATTATGTTGAGTTTGGACTCATTTAAATCGGGAGCTACAACTGTAAGTATTGATGTGCTGTTTTCACCCATCGGAGCATGTTTCATGAGGTTACAAACCTAAACACCACTTTAGAGCTACTGTTATTTAGCTTATGTGCTCCTGTCAGGTTATAGCGTGTTATAATTACATGAGTAAAAACTTTCGACCGGAGTGACGGATTAGGGTGTCACTGGGCTCTTTTTAATCGAGAGAAACTGCTGGAGATAATTTCACGTTTTATGAAGTTACGAGTGAAAAACGCCATCAGTATATTATTTACATATGGGTCTTGCAGGACTTAACTTACAAAAAACTTGCTTAAGTTTTGTCAAAGCCCAAAACAATTATGCTTGTTGTGTTCTACTCTGTGAGACCTTTCAAATGATATATTAAAGataaaattaatacaattaatttattaggtcttaattaattgttagaactataatattgatctgccaacattgtcgctatatgattaAATGAAATGACTTGATAACATTActtttttctccagaacgaaTGTACAGACGAATCAATTTTGTTTCGAATCAAACATTATGAAGCGGCTTTTAAACAATTTTCATTgtataaaagcgctatataaattaagttgacttgacttgattgTAAAGTTTAGACTCTAAAATATGACAATTTCTTTTTTAGAGGAGTAACTCAGCGATCACTATTGGATAGAtgcattggaaagctgagattCTACGCTTTAAAATGATACCTGTTCTGTGTTATTAGATTGAGTGGTTGCTTTGTAAATTGGGGTTAttgaaaatgtttcttgaaagTGTTTCTTTTAGTCAGGCAGTTTGACTCTTAGCTTTTTTTTatgagtttgtgtgttttgtaACAGTGCTGATTGATTGAACATATTGTtccaaatttatttaaatagatttaTGGGTTTAAATAAATTTTATTCCAGTGATTTCCAATTTAGTGTGATCACACACATgcttgtttttttgggggggatatTGCAGTCTTTGTGGGGATATTGGGTTTGAAGTGTTTCCTCCTATTACTGCAACTTTCTTTTTTGCATGTTCTGCAAACAGGGTGACCATACTCGATTGAGTTTCCCTCAGGACTTTTGTAAAAACCAAAATATGACCACACCATGTCATACCAGGCATATAAACGTACAAACTCGGTGGGAGTTGAGTTCATAGTGATGAGCGTGTGTGTAGGTGTGGTCTCTATTGCGACACTATTTAAACATCTTCAAGGAAACATTTAGTGCATTTCTGTGGAACTGCTACAACCATTCGGTTATCGTGATTCTGTTCAGGTGAAGATGCGTCTTTTGGTCATCTTTGCGTTGCTGGTGTTGGGCTTTCCGTCCATCATGGCTGAAGTTGTTGATTCATTCAGCAAGTGCAGTGATTTCTTTATTAAAAACGAGCCTCCAGAGATTGAAGGTGTTCTGAAGAATTCAGTCTCTCAGGATGAGGACCGCTACAAACTAATCTGTCAAAAGTATGATGAACAATACAGATTTGCCACTCTGTATGACATAAGAGAGAAGATCCCTGTTTTCTCAGCTTACAAATTTACTGGGATTTATAAAAAAACCCCACATATTCAATGGATGATCGAGCCGCAGGTAATGTTCCTCATACTGGATTCTTACAGTTGTAATCGAAACCTCATTATTCACAATTGTCTGAGCTTTGTGTATCTGATTTTACTTTCATCTCATAATAGTTTGGTTATTATTTATGGAATTGAATCTCTTTCTCTTCATTCTCTCTTCTGTAGCTCGAACCATTAGACGGTGAAATGTCTGAACCAGGTGCCAATCAGGCTGTACCAGGAGACTACTGGAACCAGAAGACACTGGATCGTGGACACTTGTTTCCCAACGGCCACGCAGCTGATGAAATCAATGCTGAATCCACATACACACAGACCAACAGTGTGCCACAAGAGAGCAGCTTTAATAGTGGTAGTTGGAAACTTATGGAGCAAAGTGTTAGAGAGTTCATGAATTCGAACTGTCGTGGCCAAAACTATAAAATCTTGGCATATGTGCTGACAGGAGCTGTGCCTGGCAACACACACTTAAATAACAGAGTTAACATCCCCTCATACATGTGGACTGTTTTCTGCTGCTATAATGCTAAACTTAAAGCATGGGAATCTAAGGCGTACTGGGCTGAAAACAAAGAGGAGGAAGACCCAAAGCCAATCGATGCAAAAAAACTGGAGGAATTAGAGGAATTCCTGTGGAAGAAATATAAACAATCCTCACTCCTCAGCACAGAGTGTTACAATTTATAGATGTAAAAGATCAGCCAAGCCAGTCCTGAAGACGACAAACATAAATATTGATggtctttaattaaataattttcagcattatttttttcttggttATGCAGCTCTAAAATCATGCTCAGCTTGTCTAAATGTAAAGGTGGTGTGAAACAATAATGATAACATATTCCTGTTATTTCTTTGACCACCATGTAAtgctaaacaaataaatgctTATAATCTCAGTGCAAAATGAGTCCTAGTGTTATTTATCTATTGAACATGACACAAGCACATTAATGTCATTTATTTTGGCTGTCACAACAGCAtcattttcaacaacaacaaaatctaaATGGGATGTTAAAGCAACATACAATAGAATCTATTAAATTTGCACTCATTATCTTAAGTATTTGATTGACTAAAAATTCAAGGACATGAGAATAAGTTTtctgagtttaaaaaaataataataaactatatTCATAAAACATCTATATATCTAAAAGTCCCCTACAGGCAAGTCATTTCACTCTGCGGCCATCTTTAAAACGCTTCTCTGCAATGCAAGTGAAGCTCCCATCTCCttgggattagtttaacatgggaacgtgggggtaaagtaattttacctcaggacgtctgtaatattaacgGCCAACTTGCAAGGGATAAAACATCTCAGtgaaactagcagaagtgggaggagtaactcgctttacgcaccacAGTAACCTTTTTGTAGTCATGTGTGTATGACGTTGctgttatcacgtgagcaaacacacaacatgagcgccagtctgaactcgtCTGCTTTATAAaccagttaggtccagtctaacgattctgattggattgtgttggtaatagacacttacCTAGAGCCAAAagaagtgttgtgcctctaataaacCACAGAGTTGTCCTACCACCTACAACACAACCGAATGCTTCTTCAAGTGCCTTCATGCTCGCAAAATGCGccaaaaacaacttttaaacaaaaaatgaagGAATTTTACCATAATATTTTACAACGGGTCTATTTAAACGGGACTAGTATTACCCGAGGtcatttttccggacctttttaaagaaggtaaaagtctcagtaatcattacggacaatgtcagcaAAAAGGATCTTGTGAGGGAATTGAAAGAGGCAGGGGTGCAGCTGAGTCTGTATGGCTCAAACACTACAATGCCCACCAAACTAATTGAAGGTAACATATATGTAGTGTCGTGGAAATTCTCAATACAAATATCTGACTTCACCACAAACAATTTTAAACAACTCCCAGTTGTTAATATAAAACTAAAGTATCTCAAGGTAATCCCCTTTTCGAATACATCTAACACAATTTCAATACTTCAAGGTAATTCGCCGCTCGAAGTAAGATGACCGCGTCCCATCAAGAAGCTACTATCACTAGCATTTACTCAAACACACGTGAGCACACAGGTCTTTAGCATCTGTACACTGTCACCGTTCTTCTCAGTCGTACGCTGGTCTCTGCAGGATCCTTAATACTTTCGTATTACAGCCTCACCTGGAGGACGTCTCTATAGTCTTCCAAAACTATCACTGTCTCTGCTGTGATCtattgagcgcagaatctttaGTACTTCTATTCCTCAGCTACATAGCAAACTGACATCACTCCCAAGTGGCTATTTGCTGAAATGAAGTTTTATTCTCGGCCGGGAGATCACTGGTCACAACAACCAAATGAGTCTCTCTGAACAGAAAGAAACATGCACATTTAAACAATACAGCTTGAGTGAAAATCAATGTCACTCAAGTTTCCTTCACTGTGATTGGTTCTGGTGATTGGTTTATAATGTATCACATGACTTCTATTTGTGTTAAGCACCTTTTTGGATGGTCTTTGACCTGAACACCCTTAGTCTGTGCTTTTCTGTAGTTTCATGTTAAATTAACCCTTTTACCACTTCTGAGGCcattatatcaaatatttccATCACAGTAGTCAGAACTAGGAGATTTCTTAAAGGTGTACATTCAAACAGATGACCTTATTATTGAATTAGGTGTTCACACCAAAACTTCAAGTTTTAGAATGTCAGCCATGTTGGAGGCATAAGTAGCCTAggtgaatgaatgaggcatagGCAAACAAATGCCAATAGCATACATTTTAACAAAATGTACAGTTTCGTAACTAAAATATAAACAACATTAGTAACATGATAAAGTCTCATTTACTCATTGGCTAATTTTGTCTCACAGAGGAGTGCCTAGGTattgctagcctggatgccagccgaactcagtcCTGCCCACATTATTTGATCCAAAGAGGGGTAATtatccctgaacagaaactgttcggaccaatgaaatcatcagggcgggctttagacgatgataaACAGCACGTCATTAAAGGCGcttggttgaatttgttctaaacagagagcttgtttgtatgcattcacccagaggtgggtagtaacaaattacatttacttcgttacatttacttgagtacattttttgggtaacttgtacttttagagtatatttaaaaatgggtacttttacttttactcaagtacatttcttgtgaaaaaactgtacttttactttgttacattcggtggcgttcctccgctactgtcaatggtgataattaattatatattttattataagttatgacttgttcgcaagtctcgcgaaacgttggagaggctgcttcgcgagaggtggatacgcatcacccgcataaaattagcgcgcgtttagtcagaagatgatggccgaagcagagggagatgtgtgtgagCGACGGCAGATCACCCGTACGTGGCCTCAAGTTCAGCCTGGTTTCAGTTcaagatgtcaaaaagaacagtttcataatttaatgcatgctgtgTGCACCAAAATGAACTGACATCCCAGCATACAAtaattccagctccaacctgagAAAACAGCGGTAAGAGTAACAATAAtgcctatatttgaacactattaatggtaatttggtaactatgggcccttttcctttattgtaatagtatttcacacactgtccgagtgttttcctcatatgcgctcttgtgcaagcattgacaaatcgtttgaatcctccgaacacacgtccacaaacaaacgttcacatctgcacatttacatatcttttttttctcataaaacgagcaacctcattggcaaaatgtacctgtgacaatgtttttgcaaaccacaaaatacgtaccaatacacactgcaggaattccaacagaaatgaacactataggcagaaaaactgcattttttgttagtctatggtttgtaaactaaaacattttgaattttgcgtcacagctccatgttctgcttttctgattcaccagacttgatagctcagctgatacagatttgtatttgcaatgcgaaaagcttgagaacgaaccccatgaagaacgagtcatgataaaagagcttaaagacgagttctaaacatggacacaattttatttttgtcacatttgcttttgttaacactttcgggtaggtttagtgtgggtgtacgttaaaaacacaacgtaaCAAAACATGTCATGTTCTCCACTTGCTAAAGATGCTTTGTTAAATAATCACAATGAAAGATGATTGGATCAAACAGGGATTAACAGGGCGTCCTATTGGCTGGCTGGTTCTCTTTGTTGGGTGTGCCCTCTATTGCACTTATCAGTTTATGTGTGTAAAGCCAGCGGTAAGTCGTGTGATATGATAGCTCCTTAATTCTAGCTGTATTTGTCTGTAAATGAAAGTGTTAGCATAAGTTCCTCCGGGAAGACCTAATTGTTACGCTACTTCAACTTTTTATCTATCCAATCTCGTTCTAATACATGGGTATAAAAGAtcggtacttactcatgtttgagttcgcagaggTGCTTCGCCATGGGGGTCTTCAAGACTGCCTGCGCATCTGTGGTGGTGGTCTGCTctgccgtgggggtcttcaagtCCGTCTACACTGCTGTGGTGGTTGTCTGCTCCGCCATGGGGGGTCTTAAAGACCATCtgctctgctgtggtggtcatctGCTCTGCCGTGGAGGTCTTGAAGACCGCCAGCTCTGCCCTGGTCGCCTGCACCAGTCTGGTCATCTGCCCGTCCTGCTCCATCCTGGCCTCGTGTTCTGCCTGAATCTCCAGGCCCTCTTCCACTACATGGGCCTGGCCCTCCATCCCGCCCCCGGGTCCGCATCCGCTCCACCTCCCTCCTGGACAATTTTAGGAGCGTCTGGAAGCCGCTCCTTTGAGGGGGGGctatgtcacaattcaccagtgtgagtgcccatgatcaccaccagagggcactccggactgtcactccatcacaaactccattacccataatccttggcctaggactcattagcactcactgtttacacctgtgtctcatcacctcattacctctgcctatatgtACCTTGTTAAATGTGGTGCGTTTCAacgcacttcagtgggcctttaagtcTTTCTCCTTCTGAATTGGCATAATATTGCTATGCCAGTGCTTTCACTCTATTCGTAATTGTACTTATAATGTAACTTGTCTCAGAgatttcttttgtttgtttacagtcAGGAACTTGACATAATCGAACAAGTGTTGGGTGACAACAtggaaatgaatgaatgaatgaactactgtacaccc encodes:
- the LOC137049841 gene encoding endonuclease domain-containing 1 protein-like; protein product: MRLLVIFALLVLGFPSIMAEVVDSFSKCSDFFIKNEPPEIEGVLKNSVSQDEDRYKLICQKYDEQYRFATLYDIREKIPVFSAYKFTGIYKKTPHIQWMIEPQLEPLDGEMSEPGANQAVPGDYWNQKTLDRGHLFPNGHAADEINAESTYTQTNSVPQESSFNSGSWKLMEQSVREFMNSNCRGQNYKILAYVLTGAVPGNTHLNNRVNIPSYMWTVFCCYNAKLKAWESKAYWAENKEEEDPKPIDAKKLEELEEFLWKKYKQSSLLSTECYNL